A segment of the Bdellovibrio bacteriovorus genome:
TGCCGGAAAGGATGACAACGTCACCTTTTTTCAGCTGCTCGGCAACTTTTTTATCCAGGTCTTCCCACTTAACGTCGATAACCTGACTGTTGGATTTCTTTTCGTTGAACAGGTTGCGCTGAGGACCTTTCAGTCTTTCAGGATCATACATGGACAACAAAGAAGCCTGGGAACGGATGCTCAAACCGCTGATGCTGAATGGATGACCAGGGTTTGCTTCAATTTTAATAGGACGGCCTTCGCGTGTTTTAACCAAAACACCCAAAGCGTCAGAACCATCGAAGTAAGCAGAGGTATAGTAGTTCGCCATACCCAGAGTCACTTCTTCTGGTTGTTTATTGTAAGGAACGATTTTCTGAACCGGACGACGGATGCAACCTGCAGAAGCCATCGCAAGGGATGCACCCATCAGCTTCAGGAATTCACGGCGTGCCCAGCCGCCTTCATCGTCGCTCTCACGCAGTGGAGAGGACTGGAATTCAGTGGAAGCAATTTTGTTGAACTCTGGATCGTTGCTCCATTGTTCAAGACTGTTCCAGTATTTTGTGTCGCGCTCCACTTTCGGGCGAAGCGCTTTTTTCATTTCTAAATCGTGATCGTGATCATGATGTTCAGACATTTTACCAAACCCTTAGTAGTGGCAAGTTGAGCAGTTAAGTGGAGCTTTGTTCTCTGGCTGACGGTGACAGTTCACGCACCAACCCATAGAGAGATCAGAGAACTGTTGAACGGTTTTCATGGTCTCGATTGGACCGTGGCACGTCTGACAGTTCACGCCTTTGGCAATGTGGGCGTTGTGGTTGAAGTGAACGAAGTCCGGAAGCATGTGAACGCGAGTCCATTCAATGGAGTCCCCGTTATCATAAGCTTCACGCAGCTTTTGGATTGCCGGCTTGTCGGTGGCAACCTGCAAGTGACAGTTCATGCACGTTGAAAGCGCAGGAATGTTTGCGTGTTTTGTTCTCTCGATTTGATTGTGGCAGTACTGACACTGCATTTTGTGCGTACCCACATGTAGAGAGTGATCAAAAGGAATCGGCTGCTCTGGAGCGTATCCTTTATTATATCCCCAACCCGGCTGGAATTTACAGCCTGTCAGAAGTGTTGTAACCATGAGCGCGCCAATAAACGCCATTGCGCCCGCCGCTGTTCTTTTGAATACCCGATGCATAATCATCCTTCGCTAACTCATTACGATGTGGGCCAAAGACAAACGAATGCTGTCCTAATTTTAGTTTGCTCCTATTTAATGGTGGAAAAGTCCAGTTGTCCATATTCTTTTTGCAAGCATATTGAAAAAGAGAGAAACTCGGACCCGTCCGCTCAAAAAGTGTGCACACCAAATTTAAGACTCTTTCGTCGCCTTCTTCCCTCTGCCTTGTCTAATCACACTCACATAAACCACTAACAGCATGTGCGCTGCCACGAAAGCAGACACATACTCAACCCCACCAGCACCGAAGCCGTAGGAATGGAGCCCCGCGCCAAGTACGAAGTTCACTCCGTACCACGCCATGATCACCAACGAGAAAGTGATAACCGCTGTCACTACCATTCCGAAATGCTTCAACATGCCTGCGTAGCGCGCATGCAACACCGCCAGATAACCCAGCAGCGCGATCAAAGCCCAAGTTTCTTTTGGGTCCCAACCCCAGAAACGGCCCCAAGAGTAATCCGCCCAGATACCACCAAGGATGATCCCCGGAGCCAGGAACGCGACACCAATCTGCATAGCGCGATAGATGCTGGTGGTGATGGCTTTGATCTGCGCCTGGTGCTTTTCTTCCCCACGCAGATAATAGATCAATCCCAAATCACCCAACCCGAACGCCAGGAAGAAGGCCGCATAACTGATAGTGATTGTCATCACGTGGATCGTCAGCCAGTAGTTGCTGCGCAAAACCGGCTCCAGCGGCTGCAAGGAAGGATCCAAAACTGCCGGCGCAAAGTCCGCGATCACCAGACCAAAGGCAGCCACCAAAGTCCCGGCCACCAGAATCAACCGGTACTTGTAAATGATTTCCAAAATCGCCGCAAACAACACAGTTCCCCAGGCAACCCAGACAACTGTTTCATACATATTGGATACCGGCGCACGGTCCATGATGTACATGCGCAAACCAAATCCATAAGTGTTCAGCGCAAAACCAATGCCCAACAGCACCCACGCCGCCGTCATCAGGGACTCTTTGCTCAAAGCCCACACCAGCAACAACACAAGGAATGCCAGGAAATAGAACACATACGCCCAACGGAACGGATGGAAGGAGTTATAGTGAACCTCTGCCGTGATTTTACCACCCAGGCTGTACAATGCCGGATTTTCCGCCTGCGCCGCCGTTTCAAAGGCCGCCACGGCTTCATCCAGAGCTTTGCCGGAAACAGAAGAGTCCCCTTTTTCCGCGATCACACCCAGATAAGTCACAAAGGCTTTGGTCACATCCAGGAATTTCGCCTGAAGATGCTCTGGCAAATCCGCCACCGCCAGCCACGTGTCCCCTTCTTTAGGAGGAGCGACCTTCAGCATACGGCCGGCTGCGATTTCCTGAAATACAAAGAACTGGTTTTCCAAACGCTGCAAAGCCTGGAAGTACGGATCCAGCTTTTCTTTGGTTTCACGCTTGGCCTGAAGTTCCTGACGAAGCAGGGTGAATCTTTCGTTGGCAAAAAGCTCTTCACCGTTGAAATAGCGCTGGTCTTTCGGAAGATTCATCGCCTGCAGAACCTGGTGGTTGCGCACTTCAAAGATTTTTTTGCCTTCCCACGCCTGCGGAGACAGCATCCAGGTCAAAACGATTTCGGTGGCATTGCGGCCCTCGAATTTGGTTTTGCCATAGACGATTTCCAGCATTTCTTTGGCAAAGCTGTCGTAAGGCTTGATACGACCGCCGTCCTGAACCGGCATGGATTTCAGCAGATCACCGGGCTTGGCCACAGCGGCACAAGTCACCAACAATGAAGCAATGATGAGAAATATTTTTTTCATGATTCTTTCGTCCCTGCTCCCGTTTTACGGGCAAGTTTGAAGTCCAGATGTTTAAACCACATTAACAGCACGATACCCAATGAAAGCACCAATGAGCCCAGATATTTCAGGAATCTTCCCGGGTCATGATTGATGGAGAAGATGGAGGCCACCGGACGCCCGTCTTCCTCCTGGAAGCTCGCCTGATAGATGGTCAAACCCTTATATTTCAAAGGCTCGTTCATCGAAATCAGATATTCGCCAAAGTCCGGAACTTCCACCAGACTTTCGTAGGCGGCCGCACGCATGGTTCCCTGATAGCGCGCCACCTCGAATTTTTTAAGCTTCAGGTTGAAACCCAGATCGATACGGCGGTTGCCGTAGGTCAGCAGATAGACTGAATTCGTGGTGAACAGCTTCACCATGTCATTCAGCAGAACCCAGTTTTCTTTACCATCAAAGATGATCTTCACTGCGGAAGTGGTCAGCGGGGTTGGACGGCTGGAATCCTGCAGATCCCAATCTTCACGCGCCGCCGGCAGGAAGCGCAGCACACGGAAATTCAGGGCCATTTTAAAGCCCGGATCAAACACGTCGCCCTCTTTCACAAAGCCTTTCTTCAAGGGCTTGTCAGAGTCTTTCTGGAAAACAACATAACGAAGACCGTCTTTTTCCGGAGTCAGGAAGATTTCATTGGCACCACGAGGCTTTTCCGGAGCCGGACCCATAAAGATTTGTGCCGGACCGAAATTGTGACTGACCAGATTGCCTGGTTTTTTCTGAACCAGCCATTCGATCACATTCACGTTGTCATTCTGAAGCTGGAAGCGCAGGCCCGAACCGGCCTTCCCCACTTCGCCTTCGATCACCTTCTTTGAAGGAACAACGTATTTTTTGTAATCAACAATTCTGATTTCGCCTTCATACGCAGGAATGATGAAGGGCTTTTCGACAGTCGGCGGATTCTTGAAGAAGTCCACTTCTTGTTCCAGAGTTTTTGTGTAGCGGTCACCGTCAAAGGACGTGTACACGACGATGTCAGTTTCTGCGGTTTGCACGAAGTTGTTGGCTTCACCGATGCCCACACGCATGGATCCATCCAACCCCCACTTCCAGGTCAGAAGCGAGCCTGCCAGCAGAATGATAATCCCGATGTGAGCCAGAACGAAGGCGGCATGACGTTTTTTCCAAGGCCAACGATCCGCCATCACGGCGGTCAGATTGATCACCAACAGACCCATGATTCCGTACATGTACCAGGTGTCGTAAACCAGCTTTTTTGCCGCATAAGCATCATAGCGGGCTTCAACAAATGTCCCCACCGCAGTGATCACAGCCAGAGCCACGATGATGAAAACCGCGAGCTTCAAGGACGCCAATGGCTTGTTGATTCTTTTAAACAGGGATTTTTGGGGCGCAGAGGTCTTATCCAAAGCCGATCCTTATTGAGAGCTTATTAATTTTGGTATAGCTATCAATAGTTTAGATCGGCTTTTATGACCACGCTTTTTGCCTTTACGACGCCCTACATTATATGCAGCAAATTGTTGCGGACATAACTGACGGCGAACAACAGCTTCTCTTGAACCTTTTTCGCTTCTTCAGGTTTGAGCTTTTTGGTCTTTTCATCCATATACAATGAGCGGTTCAGCTCCACCTGAAGTGTATGTTGCTCGCGT
Coding sequences within it:
- a CDS encoding cytochrome c3 family protein encodes the protein MHRVFKRTAAGAMAFIGALMVTTLLTGCKFQPGWGYNKGYAPEQPIPFDHSLHVGTHKMQCQYCHNQIERTKHANIPALSTCMNCHLQVATDKPAIQKLREAYDNGDSIEWTRVHMLPDFVHFNHNAHIAKGVNCQTCHGPIETMKTVQQFSDLSMGWCVNCHRQPENKAPLNCSTCHY
- a CDS encoding cytochrome c biogenesis protein; this encodes MKKIFLIIASLLVTCAAVAKPGDLLKSMPVQDGGRIKPYDSFAKEMLEIVYGKTKFEGRNATEIVLTWMLSPQAWEGKKIFEVRNHQVLQAMNLPKDQRYFNGEELFANERFTLLRQELQAKRETKEKLDPYFQALQRLENQFFVFQEIAAGRMLKVAPPKEGDTWLAVADLPEHLQAKFLDVTKAFVTYLGVIAEKGDSSVSGKALDEAVAAFETAAQAENPALYSLGGKITAEVHYNSFHPFRWAYVFYFLAFLVLLLVWALSKESLMTAAWVLLGIGFALNTYGFGLRMYIMDRAPVSNMYETVVWVAWGTVLFAAILEIIYKYRLILVAGTLVAAFGLVIADFAPAVLDPSLQPLEPVLRSNYWLTIHVMTITISYAAFFLAFGLGDLGLIYYLRGEEKHQAQIKAITTSIYRAMQIGVAFLAPGIILGGIWADYSWGRFWGWDPKETWALIALLGYLAVLHARYAGMLKHFGMVVTAVITFSLVIMAWYGVNFVLGAGLHSYGFGAGGVEYVSAFVAAHMLLVVYVSVIRQGRGKKATKES
- a CDS encoding cytochrome c biogenesis protein ResB, whose protein sequence is MDKTSAPQKSLFKRINKPLASLKLAVFIIVALAVITAVGTFVEARYDAYAAKKLVYDTWYMYGIMGLLVINLTAVMADRWPWKKRHAAFVLAHIGIIILLAGSLLTWKWGLDGSMRVGIGEANNFVQTAETDIVVYTSFDGDRYTKTLEQEVDFFKNPPTVEKPFIIPAYEGEIRIVDYKKYVVPSKKVIEGEVGKAGSGLRFQLQNDNVNVIEWLVQKKPGNLVSHNFGPAQIFMGPAPEKPRGANEIFLTPEKDGLRYVVFQKDSDKPLKKGFVKEGDVFDPGFKMALNFRVLRFLPAAREDWDLQDSSRPTPLTTSAVKIIFDGKENWVLLNDMVKLFTTNSVYLLTYGNRRIDLGFNLKLKKFEVARYQGTMRAAAYESLVEVPDFGEYLISMNEPLKYKGLTIYQASFQEEDGRPVASIFSINHDPGRFLKYLGSLVLSLGIVLLMWFKHLDFKLARKTGAGTKES